One part of the Marichromatium purpuratum 984 genome encodes these proteins:
- a CDS encoding SpoIIE family protein phosphatase: MKRPSIAARLSLIVSLYTSAILLTVLGVDYLRSLATLEAEIERNTRLQTEATANALEIPLGAAARTARALAAALTHGHFDDASARELLRQGIADNRDVFGATLRFAPNQHETSRRHDHDCRWRGTDIQCLDGREAELDRPLARAGAPIPDGGLSWSRPYFDDDLGQARMATLSAAFDGGLVSLELNLDRLTGEVAALRVLDSGHAALLAADGTFITHPLAGLALRRDIHATPEALGLAHHPQLIAELLSGRPGVIDGIEISGDPVRLYHAPIAPAGWTLAVVLPIKEIDDDVRALALTTTAIGLLGLVLMLLAITLSARAITRPLRRLVAATREIAAGRLDTPLPLHPHDDEIGDLTAGFAIMTRSLREHIERLTASTAAQARIASELRIAHDIQLSILPRRLAPHPAFDLHALVEPAREVGGDFYDCFALDADHHCLVIADVAGKGVPAALFMAVAKTLVKTASAPGRGPAEVLERVNAELARDNPRCMFVTLFCAVLDHRSGELIHANAGHNPPLLLRAEGNLEPLPSQGQLVLGVMAGAHYRDARARLAPGDRLLLYTDGVTEAMDADATLYGEARLREALRALGTGSPRTLVEGLIEEVHAFAGDTPQADDITLMALAYRGADAPLGD; this comes from the coding sequence ATGAAGCGCCCGAGCATCGCCGCCCGGCTGAGCCTGATCGTCTCGCTCTACACCTCGGCGATCCTGCTCACGGTGCTCGGGGTCGACTATCTACGCTCGCTCGCCACCCTCGAGGCGGAGATCGAGCGCAATACCCGCCTCCAGACCGAGGCCACCGCCAACGCCCTCGAGATCCCGCTCGGCGCAGCCGCCCGTACCGCCCGTGCGCTGGCCGCAGCGCTCACGCACGGCCACTTCGACGACGCCAGCGCGCGCGAACTGCTGCGTCAGGGCATCGCCGACAACCGCGACGTCTTCGGCGCCACCCTGAGATTCGCCCCGAACCAGCACGAGACCTCCCGTCGGCACGACCACGACTGCCGTTGGCGCGGCACCGACATCCAGTGCCTAGACGGGCGCGAAGCCGAACTCGACAGGCCGCTCGCACGCGCCGGTGCGCCGATACCCGACGGCGGACTGTCCTGGTCGCGCCCCTACTTCGACGACGACCTCGGCCAGGCACGGATGGCGACGCTGAGCGCGGCCTTCGACGGCGGACTGGTGAGCCTCGAGCTGAACCTCGACCGACTCACCGGCGAGGTCGCGGCACTGCGCGTGCTCGACAGCGGTCACGCCGCGCTGCTCGCCGCCGACGGCACCTTCATCACCCACCCCCTGGCCGGCCTGGCGCTGCGCCGCGACATCCATGCCACGCCCGAGGCACTCGGGCTCGCGCATCACCCCCAACTCATCGCCGAGCTGCTATCGGGGCGCCCCGGGGTGATCGACGGGATCGAAATCTCGGGCGACCCCGTCCGCCTCTACCACGCCCCGATCGCCCCCGCAGGCTGGACCCTGGCGGTGGTACTGCCGATCAAGGAGATCGACGACGACGTGCGCGCCCTGGCGCTGACCACCACCGCCATCGGCCTGCTCGGATTGGTGCTGATGCTGCTCGCGATCACCCTCAGCGCGCGCGCCATCACCCGACCGCTACGCCGACTGGTCGCGGCGACCCGCGAGATCGCCGCGGGACGGCTCGACACCCCGCTCCCGCTCCACCCGCACGACGACGAGATCGGCGACCTCACCGCCGGCTTCGCCATCATGACCCGCTCGCTGCGCGAGCACATCGAGCGCCTCACCGCCAGCACCGCCGCCCAGGCGCGTATCGCCAGCGAGCTGCGCATCGCCCACGACATCCAGCTCTCGATCCTGCCGCGTCGGCTGGCGCCGCACCCCGCCTTCGACCTCCACGCCCTGGTCGAACCGGCGCGCGAGGTCGGCGGCGACTTCTACGACTGCTTCGCCCTCGACGCCGATCACCACTGTCTGGTGATCGCCGATGTCGCCGGCAAGGGAGTGCCGGCGGCACTGTTCATGGCGGTGGCCAAGACCCTGGTCAAGACGGCGAGCGCGCCCGGGCGCGGCCCCGCCGAAGTGCTCGAGCGGGTCAACGCCGAACTCGCCCGCGACAACCCGCGGTGCATGTTCGTCACCCTGTTCTGCGCCGTCCTCGATCATCGCAGCGGTGAGCTGATCCATGCCAACGCCGGACACAACCCGCCGCTGCTGCTGCGCGCCGAGGGCAACCTTGAACCCCTGCCCTCGCAGGGACAACTGGTGCTCGGGGTGATGGCGGGGGCGCACTATCGCGACGCGCGCGCCCGGCTCGCGCCGGGCGACCGCCTGCTGCTCTACACCGACGGGGTCACCGAGGCGATGGACGCCGACGCGACGCTCTATGGCGAGGCGCGACTGCGCGAGGCGCTGCGCGCACTCGGCACCGGCTCTCCCCGGACCCTGGTCGAGGGCCTCATCGAGGAGGTCCACGCCTTCGCCGGCGACACCCCCCAGGCCGACGACATCACCCTGATGGCGCTGGCCTATCGCGGCGCGGACGCGCCGCTCGGGGACTGA
- a CDS encoding LuxE/PaaK family acyltransferase, whose protein sequence is MSAIASLDALFELDAFAVGAEADQRFLAAVREVCAHHIAHCPTYRRLCEQEGFAPERLACIDDLVELPWIMVNVFKRHRLLSVPECELVATFTSSGTSGQQSQIAWDQGSMARQDAMRAAIVRGLGLESSEPANYLVFAYAPEVAGGKGAAHAHSRYTAFAPAAERFFAIHADAAGAPVFRVEECLEQLARFAESGLALRVIGFPAFAWRMLREMAARELRIAFPPGSLMILAGGWKAAQDEAVPRARFAAVAAEHLGIPPEAQHDVYGFVEHGVPYMTCEAGRFHVPVYARALTRRPGGLEPQSPGAPGLLQVISPYNLAQPALSVLATDYAIVDQGCPCGRGGDTLDIIGRAGVAKHQGCAITAAELLKS, encoded by the coding sequence ATGAGCGCGATCGCCTCGCTGGACGCACTGTTCGAACTCGATGCCTTCGCCGTCGGCGCGGAGGCCGACCAACGCTTCCTCGCCGCCGTGCGCGAGGTCTGCGCCCACCACATCGCCCACTGTCCGACCTATCGCCGGCTCTGCGAGCAGGAGGGCTTCGCGCCGGAGCGCCTGGCATGCATCGACGATCTCGTCGAGCTGCCCTGGATCATGGTCAACGTCTTCAAGCGCCATCGCCTGCTCTCGGTGCCCGAGTGCGAGCTGGTGGCCACCTTCACCTCGAGCGGCACCAGTGGCCAGCAGAGCCAGATCGCCTGGGACCAGGGCTCGATGGCGCGCCAGGACGCGATGCGCGCGGCGATCGTGCGCGGGCTCGGGTTGGAGTCGAGCGAGCCGGCGAACTATCTGGTGTTCGCCTATGCGCCCGAGGTCGCCGGGGGCAAGGGCGCGGCCCATGCGCACAGCCGCTATACCGCCTTCGCGCCGGCCGCCGAGCGCTTCTTCGCCATCCATGCCGACGCCGCAGGTGCGCCGGTGTTCCGGGTCGAGGAGTGTCTGGAGCAGCTCGCGCGCTTCGCCGAGAGCGGGCTGGCGCTACGGGTGATCGGCTTCCCCGCCTTCGCCTGGCGGATGCTGCGCGAGATGGCGGCGCGCGAGCTGCGCATCGCCTTCCCGCCCGGCAGCCTGATGATCCTCGCCGGCGGCTGGAAGGCAGCCCAGGACGAGGCGGTGCCGCGCGCGCGCTTCGCCGCCGTCGCCGCCGAACACCTCGGCATCCCGCCCGAGGCGCAGCACGACGTCTACGGTTTCGTCGAACACGGGGTGCCCTACATGACCTGCGAGGCCGGGCGTTTCCACGTTCCGGTCTATGCCCGCGCGCTCACCCGTCGCCCCGGCGGGCTGGAGCCGCAGTCGCCGGGCGCGCCGGGACTGCTGCAGGTGATCTCGCCCTACAACCTGGCACAGCCGGCGCTGTCGGTGCTCGCCACCGATTACGCGATCGTCGACCAGGGCTGCCCCTGCGGACGCGGCGGGGACACCCTCGACATCATCGGGCGCGCCGGCGTCGCCAAGCACCAGGGCTGCGCGATCACCGCCGCCGAGTTGCTCAAGAGCTGA
- a CDS encoding TonB-dependent receptor plug domain-containing protein, whose protein sequence is MFSRWGGRLRGRRSWRLGWLLCAVGLVWCGKGQGTTRTEADQIAGLLDLLETETQLATRSGMNADFVPGMATILLGDEMLARGARTVWEALTLVPGMSPALEVTGERQVLSRGVGHGYSSGNIKVLLDGVSMNSTLMATANPVLNMPIEQVERIEVIRGPGSSVHGEYAFAGVVNIVTRTRERVLGAIIAEGGAQGVAGRWFWEDPARDLEISVNLAGTQGDGGKAWVERDALDPLGLTVLSNAPGPANAAYRYRSLFTDLRWGESFAKLRLLDDANGDHFGINHFLPPDDGNRAARQRYVALQLGHRLALSEMFELELRAAAIEHQRDRDRLFVFPAGYLADEAVFMDQDYREYRYEAAADLHWHGLEGHRLLFGIEAAHVEVDEASWAWSGLPFALDPEWLDTARSRRILSALVQDQFSLGERVMLTATLRYDDYSDVGSLVSPRLAAVWRIDASNILKLQYARAFRPPTFYELEYAPKGDLHVGEIASYELGYIFKRPAWEARLILFHSDLTRPIQFDDQDLDGFVNGPDARLQGVELEYQYRFGARFKIDANLSLVDARRRDSDEPLAGGADLLANLALLWRPHERWTAALQLRHVGPRHRAERDPRDAVDASTQLDLTVNYRQVGGGPFVHLGVKNLTDTEVWFPDQLTSYDGVGLVYPDGYPTPGRRWWLSVGYSF, encoded by the coding sequence GTGTTCAGTCGATGGGGTGGCCGCTTGCGGGGGCGGCGATCCTGGCGGCTTGGCTGGTTACTCTGCGCCGTCGGGCTGGTGTGGTGTGGCAAGGGGCAGGGCACCACGCGCACCGAGGCTGATCAGATCGCGGGCTTGCTCGACCTGCTGGAAACCGAGACACAGCTGGCTACCCGTAGCGGGATGAACGCCGATTTCGTTCCCGGGATGGCGACCATTCTGCTCGGTGACGAGATGCTGGCGCGTGGTGCGCGTACCGTCTGGGAGGCACTGACTCTGGTCCCGGGGATGAGTCCGGCGCTCGAAGTGACCGGTGAACGGCAGGTGCTCAGTCGCGGGGTCGGACACGGGTATAGCTCGGGCAACATCAAGGTGTTGCTCGATGGGGTGTCGATGAACTCGACCCTGATGGCCACCGCCAACCCGGTACTCAACATGCCCATCGAGCAGGTCGAGCGCATCGAGGTGATCCGCGGGCCGGGCTCGTCGGTCCATGGCGAATATGCCTTTGCCGGGGTGGTCAATATCGTCACCCGCACACGAGAGCGCGTGCTCGGGGCAATCATCGCCGAGGGCGGCGCGCAGGGTGTGGCCGGACGGTGGTTCTGGGAGGATCCGGCGCGCGACCTGGAGATCTCGGTCAATCTGGCCGGCACCCAAGGCGATGGCGGCAAGGCCTGGGTCGAGCGCGACGCCCTGGATCCGCTCGGACTCACCGTACTGTCCAATGCGCCAGGACCGGCCAATGCCGCGTATCGTTATCGCTCGCTCTTTACCGATCTGCGCTGGGGTGAGAGTTTCGCCAAGCTGCGGCTGCTTGATGATGCCAATGGCGATCACTTCGGCATCAACCACTTTCTCCCACCCGATGACGGCAACCGGGCCGCGCGCCAGCGCTATGTGGCGCTGCAACTGGGGCATCGGTTGGCGCTCTCCGAGATGTTCGAACTCGAGCTGCGCGCTGCGGCCATCGAGCACCAGCGCGATCGCGATCGATTGTTCGTCTTCCCAGCCGGCTATCTGGCCGACGAGGCGGTGTTCATGGATCAGGACTACCGCGAGTACCGCTACGAGGCCGCCGCCGACCTGCACTGGCACGGACTCGAGGGACATCGCCTGCTCTTTGGTATCGAGGCGGCCCATGTCGAGGTCGATGAGGCGAGCTGGGCGTGGTCGGGGTTGCCGTTCGCGCTCGATCCAGAGTGGCTCGATACCGCCCGCTCGCGGCGAATCCTCAGCGCGCTGGTGCAGGACCAGTTCAGCCTCGGCGAGCGGGTGATGCTGACCGCGACGCTGCGCTATGACGACTACAGCGATGTCGGCTCCCTGGTCAGTCCCCGTCTTGCCGCGGTCTGGCGGATCGATGCGTCGAACATCCTCAAGTTGCAGTACGCGCGTGCCTTTCGTCCGCCGACCTTCTACGAACTGGAATACGCCCCGAAGGGCGACCTGCACGTCGGCGAGATCGCCAGCTACGAGCTTGGCTATATCTTCAAGCGTCCGGCCTGGGAGGCGCGCCTGATTCTCTTCCACTCCGATCTCACCCGCCCGATCCAGTTCGACGATCAGGACCTCGACGGCTTCGTCAATGGGCCGGACGCACGGTTGCAGGGTGTCGAGTTGGAGTACCAGTACCGCTTCGGCGCCCGCTTCAAGATCGACGCCAACCTCTCGCTGGTGGACGCGCGCCGGCGCGACAGCGACGAGCCACTGGCCGGTGGCGCCGACCTGCTGGCCAACCTTGCGCTGCTCTGGCGTCCGCACGAGCGTTGGACGGCCGCGCTGCAGCTGCGTCATGTCGGACCGCGGCATCGCGCCGAGCGCGACCCGCGCGATGCGGTCGATGCCAGCACCCAGCTCGACCTGACGGTGAACTATCGGCAGGTCGGTGGTGGTCCCTTCGTACACCTTGGGGTTAAGAACCTGACCGATACCGAGGTTTGGTTCCCCGATCAGCTCACCAGTTATGACGGGGTCGGACTGGTCTATCCCGACGGCTATCCGACGCCGGGACGGCGGTGGTGGCTGTCGGTCGGATACAGTTTCTGA
- a CDS encoding phenylacetate--CoA ligase family protein, with protein sequence MFPWIESAHQLGRAREIWHAALAAPFYAAKYAGMPAPMDWTQWRALPLLSRQELYDNAWPRTGTMLTVPPEGMIVTSTGGTSGMARYTVLTHAEWDRFCAEQARALALIGVGAEDRVANLLVAGSLWPSFLGGHEIVKRLGALHLPISANIPVETVLRFCREFQPTVMLSLPTLFVFLADLALRDGIRFPGLRLIAYAGEHMSPAVRTHLQHAFGAEVEIHALAYTSADAGLMGYQCRHCAPNAYHVPSDFQLIEVVDMERGRVAEGGEEGELLVTNLARRSQPIVRYRIGDRGCYTGEPCACGDRNPVLRLAGRAGDDFKLGGAYVAMAVVERAVETVAGRDGISPNYCLRIADEANRIALELVVEAGDPDAAAPHAETLVGALETAIPELGVARERGYLARLEARFVALGSLERSPVTGKVRHLHDLRVEEPAS encoded by the coding sequence ATGTTTCCCTGGATCGAGTCCGCGCACCAGCTCGGGCGCGCCCGCGAGATCTGGCACGCCGCGCTGGCCGCGCCCTTCTACGCGGCCAAGTACGCCGGCATGCCGGCGCCGATGGACTGGACGCAGTGGCGCGCGCTGCCGCTGCTGAGCCGCCAGGAGCTCTACGACAACGCCTGGCCGCGGACCGGGACCATGCTCACCGTCCCGCCCGAGGGGATGATCGTGACCTCGACCGGGGGCACCAGCGGCATGGCGCGCTATACCGTGCTCACCCATGCCGAGTGGGACCGCTTCTGCGCCGAACAGGCCCGGGCGCTGGCGCTGATCGGGGTCGGGGCGGAGGACCGGGTGGCCAACCTGCTGGTCGCCGGCAGCCTGTGGCCGTCCTTCCTCGGCGGCCACGAGATCGTCAAGCGCCTCGGCGCGCTGCACCTGCCGATCTCGGCCAACATCCCGGTGGAGACGGTGCTGCGCTTCTGTCGCGAGTTCCAGCCGACGGTGATGCTGAGCCTGCCGACGCTGTTCGTGTTCCTCGCCGACCTGGCGCTGCGCGACGGCATCCGCTTCCCCGGACTGCGGCTGATCGCCTATGCCGGCGAGCACATGAGCCCGGCGGTGCGGACGCATCTGCAGCACGCCTTCGGCGCCGAGGTCGAGATCCACGCCCTGGCCTATACCAGCGCCGACGCCGGGCTGATGGGCTATCAGTGTCGCCACTGCGCGCCCAATGCCTATCACGTGCCGAGCGACTTCCAGCTCATCGAGGTCGTCGACATGGAGCGCGGACGTGTCGCTGAGGGCGGCGAGGAGGGCGAGCTGCTGGTGACCAACCTGGCGCGGCGCTCGCAGCCGATCGTGCGCTATCGCATCGGCGATCGCGGCTGCTATACCGGCGAGCCCTGCGCCTGCGGCGATCGCAACCCGGTGCTGCGCCTGGCCGGGCGTGCCGGCGACGACTTCAAGCTCGGCGGCGCCTATGTCGCCATGGCGGTGGTCGAGCGGGCGGTGGAGACGGTCGCCGGGCGCGACGGCATCAGCCCCAACTACTGTCTGCGCATCGCCGACGAGGCCAACCGCATCGCCCTCGAACTGGTGGTCGAGGCTGGCGACCCGGACGCCGCCGCGCCCCACGCCGAGACCCTGGTCGGCGCGCTGGAGACGGCCATCCCCGAGCTCGGGGTGGCGCGCGAGCGCGGCTATCTGGCGCGGCTCGAGGCCCGCTTCGTCGCGCTCGGCAGTCTCGAGCGCAGCCCGGTGACCGGCAAGGTCCGCCATCTGCACGACCTGAGGGTCGAGGAGCCCGCATCATGA
- a CDS encoding ATP-binding protein has protein sequence MPPRRLATTAEITALPQVLAFVLDSAEQTGLGAEARGRLELAVEEVFVNLCTHAYPVDAPGWAEISTHHADDRLTIEIRDGGIPFDGTRIPTPDLEQPLAARPVGGLGWVLIRRLVDGLDYRRLEGCNLLRLSMRLPDLPRR, from the coding sequence GTGCCACCCCGCCGGCTCGCGACCACCGCCGAGATCACCGCCCTGCCCCAGGTGCTGGCCTTCGTCCTCGACTCGGCCGAGCAGACCGGACTGGGAGCTGAGGCACGAGGACGGCTGGAACTCGCCGTCGAGGAGGTCTTCGTCAACCTCTGTACCCACGCCTACCCCGTCGATGCGCCAGGCTGGGCCGAGATCAGCACCCACCACGCCGACGACCGCCTGACGATCGAGATCCGCGACGGCGGTATCCCCTTCGATGGCACCCGCATACCGACACCGGACCTGGAGCAACCGCTGGCAGCGCGTCCGGTCGGTGGTCTCGGCTGGGTGCTGATCCGCCGTCTAGTCGACGGCCTCGACTACCGCCGACTCGAGGGCTGCAACCTGCTGCGCCTGAGCATGCGTCTCCCCGACCTGCCCCGCCGATGA
- a CDS encoding STAS domain-containing protein, producing MELAVQQASNAQIITLGGRLDTLTAPRYESRALALVDDGATRIVLDLTELTYISSAGLRSLIVTAKALQQQGGALLLANLSGNVRDVFEMAGFGAIFKTYDSVTMALETV from the coding sequence ATGGAGCTAGCCGTTCAGCAAGCGTCCAACGCCCAGATCATCACCCTCGGCGGCAGGCTCGACACCCTCACCGCGCCGCGCTATGAGAGCCGTGCGCTCGCGCTCGTCGATGACGGTGCCACCCGCATCGTGCTCGATCTCACCGAACTCACCTATATCAGCAGCGCCGGGCTGCGCTCGCTGATCGTCACCGCCAAGGCCCTACAACAACAGGGCGGCGCCCTGCTGCTTGCCAACTTGAGCGGCAATGTCCGCGACGTGTTCGAGATGGCGGGGTTCGGCGCCATCTTCAAGACCTATGACTCCGTCACCATGGCGCTCGAGACCGTCTAG
- a CDS encoding acyl-CoA reductase — translation MHHYIHGETDHAEAPLTGARLETILSRAHAMKAQVVATPQGYLLDLLDRVARAWSAPDYPYRVEALRRLPDRIGFSPEMIEAGIEVMVDLLRRENLLTRLGCDLGDARMLDDWVFDARFQGLVKAQPLGVLAHVSAGNVFVGGVDSLIQGIVTRNVNLMKMSSVDPIFPVLFATSLRDHDQRGDIARSLALLTWKGGDQGVERVLKRDCNAIVVYGGADTIRSYRRDLGLHTRLIEYGPKYSFVMVAADALERRGLSACARLIARDAVMWEQSACSSPHVVYVEGRESAERLMAALGAALTCWAEEIPPGAIGDDAAVEIDKVRELAKVERAMGVGDLLHGGGTGWTLALRDDPEFETSCQHRTLIIKPVDRLESVIERVAPMGEYIQTVALLTDEPRARRLGRALSALGADRMVEIGRMAVRKHGTPHDGTRGLATLVRWTSLARDRLEQGSERMSWHRLDDSGDSFDFLPDAERDAQTCSRLLQVIEDCRQGSPLLRARYAGIVLIGLDDVRRLPLMSGEDYKQHLPPRGDGLLTAGASDGYVFSSGGTTGAPKLVYRTVAEQHANALRLGKGLALSVFGPGDVVANLLFAGSMWASFVSYNQALEVTGCRILPISGNLPMEQIVEQLTGYGATAIITIPSVLLSLAEYVEAHGVALRIDKVATGGEHLFAGSRAYLSRVLGITRFASTGYTTNDTGAIGYQCAHCEGGVHHVHEDLHHVELLHPETLAPVGPGEIGKVVVTNLQRRLMPTIRYDVGDLGRWVEGECPCGRRTRRMELLGRADDVLIIGGGNIQPEVVATAIAAVPGLGAHFQLRARLDGHRDQLVVRVERAAGTAPEDATGLAGMLSQRLLHDSKEIRAMTEAGLVAPTHIEVLALEGIERNPKTGKVRLTVDERR, via the coding sequence ATGCACCACTACATCCACGGCGAGACCGACCATGCCGAGGCGCCGCTGACCGGGGCGCGGCTGGAGACGATCCTTTCGCGCGCTCACGCAATGAAGGCGCAGGTGGTCGCCACCCCGCAGGGCTATCTGCTCGATCTGCTCGACCGTGTCGCGCGGGCCTGGAGCGCGCCGGACTATCCCTACCGGGTCGAGGCGCTGCGCCGGCTGCCCGACCGGATCGGCTTCAGCCCGGAGATGATCGAGGCCGGGATCGAGGTGATGGTTGACCTGCTGCGCCGGGAAAACCTGCTCACCCGTCTGGGTTGCGACCTGGGGGATGCGCGGATGCTCGATGACTGGGTGTTCGACGCCCGCTTCCAGGGATTGGTTAAGGCTCAGCCGCTGGGGGTGCTGGCCCATGTCTCGGCCGGCAACGTCTTCGTCGGCGGGGTCGACAGCCTGATCCAGGGCATCGTCACCCGCAACGTCAACCTGATGAAGATGTCCTCGGTCGATCCGATCTTCCCGGTGCTCTTCGCCACCAGTCTGCGCGATCACGACCAGCGCGGCGACATCGCCCGCTCGCTGGCGCTGCTGACCTGGAAGGGCGGCGACCAGGGGGTGGAGCGGGTGCTCAAGCGCGACTGCAATGCCATCGTCGTCTACGGCGGCGCCGACACCATCCGCAGCTATCGTCGCGACCTCGGGCTGCACACCCGGCTGATCGAGTACGGGCCCAAGTACAGCTTCGTGATGGTCGCCGCCGACGCGCTCGAGCGGCGCGGCCTGTCCGCCTGCGCCCGACTGATCGCGCGCGACGCGGTGATGTGGGAGCAGTCGGCCTGCTCCTCGCCGCACGTGGTCTATGTCGAGGGGCGCGAGAGCGCCGAGCGGCTGATGGCGGCGCTCGGCGCGGCGCTGACCTGCTGGGCCGAGGAGATCCCGCCGGGGGCGATCGGCGACGATGCCGCGGTCGAGATCGACAAGGTGCGCGAGCTGGCCAAGGTGGAGCGGGCGATGGGCGTGGGCGACCTGCTGCACGGCGGCGGCACCGGCTGGACGCTGGCGCTGCGCGACGATCCCGAGTTCGAGACCTCGTGCCAGCACCGCACTCTGATCATCAAGCCGGTCGACCGGCTGGAGTCGGTGATCGAGCGGGTCGCGCCCATGGGCGAGTACATCCAGACCGTGGCGCTGCTCACCGACGAGCCGCGCGCGCGGCGGCTCGGGCGCGCGCTCTCGGCGCTGGGCGCCGACCGCATGGTCGAGATCGGACGCATGGCGGTGCGCAAGCACGGCACTCCGCACGATGGCACGCGCGGGCTGGCGACCTTGGTACGCTGGACCTCGCTGGCGCGCGATCGGCTCGAACAGGGCTCGGAGCGCATGTCCTGGCACCGGCTCGACGACTCGGGCGACAGCTTCGACTTCCTCCCCGATGCCGAGCGTGACGCCCAGACCTGCTCGCGGCTGCTGCAGGTGATCGAGGATTGTCGCCAGGGCTCGCCGCTGTTGCGCGCGCGCTATGCCGGGATCGTCCTGATCGGGCTCGACGACGTGCGCCGGCTGCCGCTGATGTCCGGCGAGGACTACAAGCAGCACCTGCCGCCGCGCGGCGACGGGCTGCTGACGGCGGGCGCGAGCGACGGCTATGTGTTCTCCAGCGGCGGCACCACCGGGGCGCCCAAGCTGGTCTATCGCACCGTCGCCGAGCAGCACGCCAACGCGCTGCGGCTCGGCAAGGGGCTGGCGCTGTCGGTGTTCGGCCCCGGCGACGTGGTCGCCAACCTGCTCTTTGCCGGCAGCATGTGGGCCTCCTTCGTCTCCTACAACCAGGCGCTGGAGGTCACCGGTTGTCGTATCCTGCCGATCTCGGGCAACCTGCCGATGGAGCAGATCGTCGAGCAACTCACCGGCTATGGCGCCACCGCCATCATCACCATCCCCTCGGTGCTGCTGTCGCTGGCCGAGTACGTCGAGGCGCACGGGGTGGCGCTGCGCATCGACAAGGTCGCCACCGGCGGCGAGCACCTGTTCGCCGGCTCGCGCGCCTATCTCAGCCGGGTGCTCGGTATCACGCGCTTTGCCTCCACCGGCTACACCACCAACGACACCGGCGCCATCGGCTATCAATGCGCGCACTGCGAGGGCGGAGTGCACCATGTCCACGAGGATCTGCACCATGTCGAGCTGCTCCACCCCGAGACCCTGGCGCCGGTCGGACCGGGCGAGATCGGCAAGGTGGTGGTGACCAATCTGCAACGGCGGCTGATGCCGACCATCCGCTACGACGTCGGCGACCTCGGGCGCTGGGTCGAGGGCGAGTGCCCCTGCGGTCGGCGCACCCGGCGCATGGAGCTGCTCGGGCGCGCCGACGACGTATTGATCATCGGCGGCGGCAACATCCAGCCCGAGGTGGTGGCCACGGCGATCGCCGCGGTGCCCGGGCTGGGCGCTCATTTCCAGCTGCGCGCGCGGCTCGACGGACATCGCGATCAGCTGGTGGTGCGGGTCGAGCGCGCCGCCGGTACGGCGCCGGAGGATGCCACCGGGCTCGCCGGGATGTTGTCGCAACGCCTGTTGCACGACTCCAAGGAAATCCGTGCGATGACCGAGGCCGGGCTGGTGGCGCCGACGCACATCGAGGTGCTGGCGCTCGAGGGCATCGAGCGCAATCCCAAGACCGGCAAGGTCCGACTGACCGTGGACGAGCGCCGCTAG